A window of Variovorax sp. HW608 genomic DNA:
GAAGGCCATGATCCCGGTGCGATCCGCGAGACGGAACCCCAGCGCCTGCTGCAGGAATGCTTGCGTTTCATCCACCGCGTGGCTGTTGAGCACCACGTGCGTGAGACGGATGGGCCGATCGGCAACGAGCGCATCCTCGGAGCGACGCGCGTCGCCGTGCACGACCTGGAAGACCCGGCCATGCGGATCCTTGAACTTGAGGCCGATACCCCCGGCCGGATCGCGCGTCAGTTCATGAGGCGCCGCAAGCAAGGTTCCTCCGGCGGCCAGCACCTGGCCTTGGATCACATCGAGCGCCGCGCGGCTGCGCGCACGCAATGTCACCTGTCGAAGCTGCGGCACCTCGCCACCGCGATGCAGCGCCAGCAGGTAGGTGTTGCTGCCTGTGCCGCGCAGGTACAGCGCGTCGTCGCCTCGATGCGCCACTTCGAGGTTCCAGGTGCGTGTATAGAAGTCCTCGGCCTTCGCCAGGTCGGGAACAAGGAGCGCCACGCTGCGCAAACTCTCGATCCAGGGTGAACTCATGGGGTGGTCTCTTTCGTCGTCAGGCCGAGAAAGCGCTCGGCGTTGCGGTGCACGAGCGCGCAGGCGGTGTCGGCGTCGAAGCCGGCGGCTTCGATGCGTTGCACCGGCGTGCGATCGTGGAAGTTGAAGGGGTAGTCGGTTCCCACCAGCAGTTGACCGGGACCGAACTGATCGACCAGATGGCGAAGCATCGGCGTGTCGAACACGAGGGTGTCGTAGAAGAGCTGGCGTGCCTGCAGGGCAGGGGAGGCGCCGATGCTTTCCTTGAGGGCCGGAAAGACGCCCCATCCCTGCTGAAGGCGCGGCAGCAGCGAGGCCAAGGTGCCGCCGCCGTGGCTGAAAGCGATGCGCAACCGCGGTCGTCGCAGCAGCAGATTGCTGGTGATGACAGATGCTGCCGCCAGGCCCACGTCACCCGGATAGGCCAGCACCTGCTGCAAGGGGGCGGGTCCGACGAGGCGGTCCATGCCAGCGGGCCGCAAGGCATGCACGAACACCGCTGCCCCCATGTCCTCGCAGGCTTCGAAGAACGGGTCGAGTTGCGGGGCGCCAACCGGGACGCCATTGATATTGCTGCCGATCTCCACGCCGGCAAAGCCAAGCGTCCTCACGACGTATTCGAGTTCGGAGATCGCCAGGTCGATGTCCTGCAGCGGCACGGCCCCCAGTCCGGCGATGCGACCGGCGCCTTGCCGGGCCATCTCCGCGATGCAATCGTTCGTGTAGCGAAGCAGTTGCTGCGCGTCACCTGCTGCCATCCAGTACGACAGCAGCTCGGGCATCGGCGAGACCACCTGCAGCGCCAGGCCCATCCCGGGGAGATCCTCCAGGCGGCGGGCGGTGCTCCAGCAGGCATCGGACACCGTTCGGTACACCTTGTCCGCGATCATCACGTGCCGGTGACATGCGTGTGCGGGGGCCATGGACGGCCAGTCGGCAGGCACCTTCGCGCCGATATAGCGCGGGAAGGATTCGGGCACCACGTGCGCATGCACGTCGATGCCGCAGTTGCAGGCGGTCGTATGTTTCATCGTGTCGAGACTGTCTCCGGGGCGCAATCCTAGAAATCGGCGTCAATCCTGTACAGCCGTTTTGGCCGATACATAAAATCGGTTTCATGGATATTCGTTCGGTCGACCTCAATCTCCTGGTGCTGTTCGATGCGATGGCGCGGCTGCGCAGCGTGAACAAGACGGCCGAGGAGATCGGCCTGAGCCAATCGGCCACCAGCGGCGCGCTGTCACGATTGCGGGAAGTGTTCGACGACGCGCTGTTCGTGCGAACGGCATCGCGAATGGAGCCCACGCCGCGGGCGCTGGAACTTGCGCCGGCAGTGCACAGGGTGGTTCAGGCCATCCAGTCGGAGATCCTTCAGCAGCCGAGCTTCGATCCGCTTCGTGCCGAGCGGACATTCACCATCCTCACGCCGGACATCGGCGAGGTGGCTTTCTTGCCGGGCGTGCTGCGGCGCCTGCGGCAGGAGGCGCCACGGGTGCGGCTGCATGCGCTCTCCAAGCCCAGAGCGGCGGCTGCGGAATCCCTGGAAAAAGGTGAAGCGGATCTGGCGGTCGGCTTCTTTCCCGACCTGCAGCGCGCGGGCTATTTCCAGCAGGCGCTATTCACGAGTTCCTATGCGTGCGTCGCATGCGCGCGCAACGATGCGGCCGGCGATCGCATGACCCTCAAACAATACCTTGCGGCTCGACATGTGGTTGTAAGACCCGATGGACGGGAGCACCTGTTGGACCGCTACCTCGATGACAAGGGCTGGCATCGGCCGGTGACTTTGGAGTTGTCGCATTTCATGAGCCTGGTGTCGATCCTGCCGGGCAGCGATCTCATCGCCACGGTGCCCCAGGACATCGCGACGGTCCTCGGGCGACTGGTCAAGGTGCGCGAGATCGCGCTGCCGTTCAAGCCGCCTCCATTGCAGGTGCGGCAGTTCTGGCATCGGCGGATGCAGAACGACCCCGCGAACCGCTGGTTGCGGGACCTCTTCTATGCGGTCAACCGCCGCGATACCGGCGCGCAGATGCCCCTCTGAGCGGCGTCCGCGACGGCGGCCAGGCGTGCTGTCTGCCAGCAGCCGCCTGATCGATCGTCCGTTCCCTAGGGAATCTCCCCGATCCAGCGAGCCGGCCAGGCGCTGGAAAGAACCATATCGCGTATCACGTCGTGCACCAACGAGTGGACGGCCGACTTCGCCGGAGTGGTCGGACGCGCCATGCTGGTGGCGCACACGACCCTGCGCGTCATCGCGGAGCTTTCCAGGCGGGCGCTTCGAAGATTGCCTTGCGCCACCTCTTCGGCCACGGAGCCAAGGGGCAGGATGGTTGCGCCGATTCCCGACTGCACT
This region includes:
- a CDS encoding VOC family protein is translated as MSSPWIESLRSVALLVPDLAKAEDFYTRTWNLEVAHRGDDALYLRGTGSNTYLLALHRGGEVPQLRQVTLRARSRAALDVIQGQVLAAGGTLLAAPHELTRDPAGGIGLKFKDPHGRVFQVVHGDARRSEDALVADRPIRLTHVVLNSHAVDETQAFLQQALGFRLADRTGIMAFMNCASDHHTIAIGISDNDALNHIAFLMPDYESVMRGGGRMKDAGFPIQWGPGRHGPGNNLFNYFLDPFGVVIEYTAEVEQIDDSYASHGPEHWKWPPGRVDQWGISPPPGATLKQAQKRVFFAPNP
- a CDS encoding amidohydrolase family protein — protein: MKHTTACNCGIDVHAHVVPESFPRYIGAKVPADWPSMAPAHACHRHVMIADKVYRTVSDACWSTARRLEDLPGMGLALQVVSPMPELLSYWMAAGDAQQLLRYTNDCIAEMARQGAGRIAGLGAVPLQDIDLAISELEYVVRTLGFAGVEIGSNINGVPVGAPQLDPFFEACEDMGAAVFVHALRPAGMDRLVGPAPLQQVLAYPGDVGLAAASVITSNLLLRRPRLRIAFSHGGGTLASLLPRLQQGWGVFPALKESIGASPALQARQLFYDTLVFDTPMLRHLVDQFGPGQLLVGTDYPFNFHDRTPVQRIEAAGFDADTACALVHRNAERFLGLTTKETTP
- a CDS encoding LysR family transcriptional regulator, producing the protein MDIRSVDLNLLVLFDAMARLRSVNKTAEEIGLSQSATSGALSRLREVFDDALFVRTASRMEPTPRALELAPAVHRVVQAIQSEILQQPSFDPLRAERTFTILTPDIGEVAFLPGVLRRLRQEAPRVRLHALSKPRAAAAESLEKGEADLAVGFFPDLQRAGYFQQALFTSSYACVACARNDAAGDRMTLKQYLAARHVVVRPDGREHLLDRYLDDKGWHRPVTLELSHFMSLVSILPGSDLIATVPQDIATVLGRLVKVREIALPFKPPPLQVRQFWHRRMQNDPANRWLRDLFYAVNRRDTGAQMPL